gaaacgggAAAGGAGTATCTCAGTGGATTCGGGAGAGTTACGGGATACCACCACACCCATCATCGACACGGAAACAAAAGGTGAGAAACCAACTGGGATTTTCATGACCCAGAAATGGTCGGGggggaaggccattcagccctttgagtctgtccCTTCCATCAAGGAGATTGTTCctgatctgtgacctaactccaGAGACTtacagtggaggaagtgctggatgtcttgaaatagttaaaggtggataaatccccaggacctgatcaggtgtaccctagaattctgtgggaagctagggaagtgattgctgggccgcttgctaagatatttatcatcgatagtcacagatgagatgccggaagactggaggttggcaaatgtggtgacactatttaagaaaggtggtaaggtcaagccagggaactatagaccagtgagcctgacctcagtgttgggcaagttgttggagggaatcctgagggacaggatgtacatgtatttggaaaggcaaggactgattagggatagtaaacatggctttgtgcgtgggaaatcatgtctcacaaacttgattgaggtttttgaagaagtagcaaagaggattgagggcagagtggtagatgtgatctatgtggacttccgtaaggtgttcgacaaggttccccatgggagactgattagcaaggttagatctcatggaatacaggaagagctagccatttgcattcagaactggctcaaaggtagaagacagagggtggtagtggagggttgtttttcagactggaggcctgtgaccagtggaatgccacaaggtttggtgctgggtcctctactttttgtcatttacataaatgatttggatttgagcataagaagtacagttagtaagtttgcagatgacaccaaaattggaggtgtaggttacctcagattacaacaggatcttgaccagatgggccaatgggctgaggagtggcaaatggagtttaatttagacaaatgcgaggtgctgcattttgggaaagcatatcttagcaggacttatacgcctaatggtaatgtcctagggagtgttgctgaacaaagagaccttggagtgaaggttcatagctccttgaaagtgaagaaggcgtttggtatgctttcctttattggtcagagtattgagtacaggagttgggaggtcatgttgtggctgtacaggacattggttaggccactgttggaatattgtctgctgttctggtctccttcctatcggaaagatgatgtgaaacttgaaagggttcagaaaagatttacaaggctgttgccagggttggaggatttgagctatagggagaggctgaacaggctggggctgttttccctggagtgtcggagggtgaggggtgaccttatagaggtttacaaaattgaggggcatggataggataaatagacaaagtcttttccctggggtgggggagtccagaactagagggcataggtttagggtgagaggggaaaggtataaaaaggacctaaggggcaactttttcacgcagagggtggtacaggtatgggatgagctgccagaggaagtggtggaggctggtacaattgcaacatttaaaaggcatttggatgggtatatgaataggaagggtttggagggatatgggtcgggtgctggcaggtgggactagattgggttgggatatctgttcggcatggacgggttggaccgaagggtctgtttccatgctgtacatctctgtgacgtCTGGAGCTAATagccatttaccaacctctgtgtTTAATGTGAATTTGATCATAATGAGGACCAATCGCTGTAGGCAGGAGAGAGAGTCCCCCACCGATGATCAGGCCCGTGAGATTGTCCTGTACCACCTCCGTCTCTGCATGCTGTATGTTTTAAGCTGTCATAAACTACAAAGCCTCACCCTAATATTTCCTTTTGAAAATGGTGTTTCTCTGAAATGCTCTACACTCAAGTGTCCAAAGTAACTTTTTCACAGAAGTGTAACTGTGATTTCACAACTTGACACAATCTGTTTGCCCATGTAGCACATTTGGGGGTTGGTGATTGTGGGGAGGTGCCGCTGGCTGGGAATTGTCCTGGAGAAGGTACTGGGCTGATGCCTGGGGGTGTCTCAAGGAACCCACAGTGACATTAAGGACacaggagagagttccaggattttgaaccagtgacactgaaggcaCAGTGTGTTGGAGTTCCGAGTCAGGATGGGGGTGGTCGCTCAGAGGGGAACTAGCaagaggtggtgttcccatgtatctgctaccctacTCCTAGATGGTAAAAGGGTTGTTTGTTTGGAAGGTGGTACTGGGGGGGTCTTTACTGCTATGCATCTGGTAAATGGGTCACTGCTGTGCATCTGTGGTGATCAGAGGGAGCGTTGAAATGGTGGATTGGGAGTTTTAGATTTATGAAGGGAGTTGATAGAGCAGAtgtaggaaacatgtttccatttTTAGGTGACACCAGGACCAAAAACATAGGACTGTTACCTGTTAGTCCCATTCGGAATCTGGGAGGAATGTCTTTCTGCAGAGAGACAGGACAATGTGCAGCTCATTCCAATGCAGAGTGGCCATGTGGAAATCGTGTTGATgtatttaacaagataaagatgtGGGGGTTGGGGCGGAGCGGGGAGTGGGGCATTGAAAGAATGGTgaatgggatgggatgggatgaaaGGAGACAGGGCCAGAAAAGATTCTTGTGAAGTATAGCTACCACCCTGGGCAagcagggctgaatggcctgttgctgTGATGATTGGCATTGTCCACGAGAGCTGTCAGCATGTTTACTGTGAGCAAGAGATGCACAGGTTAGTTTGCAACAGCCCCAGCAGTCCCCCTATACAAacgatagaatcatagaatccctacaatgtggaagcaagccatttggcccatcgagcccatacagaccctccaaagaggatccCACGTAGACCCACCCTCTTAGCCAATCCCgggaaccctgcatttcccacagccaatacACCCTAACTTGGATAtatttggaccatgggaggaaacccattgGGAGAATGagaggtgtgggggggaggggagggttaacagagagagggtgaccagcACGCAAAGagggagggcacagagagagagggggcacagcaGGGGCACAGGGATGGGGAAAGAGGCAcggggggcatagagagagggggaccaaaaaggtggggggacagagagaaaggggccaCAAAGGGGTGGCATAGAGAAAGGGGGcatagaatgagagagagggggggggggggcaaagacagagagaggcacgGGGGGGGGGGCACACAAACGCAAATACCCATTGAAACCTCCTTGTCTCtgccttctcccccccccccctccctccctccccccccccccccccccatctctgtgTGTAAGCAGCACCTAGTGAGGGTTTGGATTGTAACAGTGGTGTGGAATTGGATAAACTGAAGTGCTCTCTCTATCAAGGTGATTTCAGTAATGCCTTTTTAAACGTATTTCCTGCTGGTGAAGGGTTCCCCTGTACTTACTCACTGGAAAGATTCCTGTTGATTTCACCCAATGACCAGCGTTAGAGCACTCTCTCGGGCCCCCGGTTAAAGTGGTTTTCCTCACAGAGACACTCTGGATTGAACTGAACAATGTCAATGAGCTAGTCAGTGACGATTTTTACCAAGCCAGTCAGTTAGACTGTGTTTTGTATAAAGCAGGAAAATCAGATTTGCAGCAATGACACTGGGGATTGGGAGTGTAACCAGGTCTCCTGCACCAAGGAGTATTCCATGTTGTCACTCTGAATAACCTTCCAATCCAGACACTTACCAAGACACTTTGTGGAAAAGATTTGCTCAGTGTACTGGGGCGTTGTTCTGCCTCAAACAGTTCACGACATCATCCCAgtgttgtttgtgggatcttactgtgtGCAATTTGGCTGCTGTGTTTCTGACATCATAACACCACCTGTACTGCAGAGAATGTTTCATTGACTTTGAGGTGCTTTAAAATGTCCTGAAATTGTGAAGGgcgttatttaaaaaaaaaattttatCAGTCTTGTACAGGGCTGTTATTGGACAGAGCTACTGGACCTCCTTTCTCAGACATAGGGACACTGCCACTCCTCCAGGGGAATCTCTCTGCTCTGTATTCTTTACTGACTGTTTAACCAAACCTCATGCTCTTGATTACAGTTTGTGTAAGTCCAGAGTTAATAATATTTGATTTAGGTGTTCGTCATGTTCAGGTGCTGGATGTGACCCAGCAGGATCCTCCAGGTTTTGAGAAGGGTCCCCTCTCCTGTTCAACTGCTCTCTTTGCTTCTGACTTGCAATTTTGTCAACTGTTCCTCCCCATCACTGCGAGCGTAGAACTGAAATGCAAGTGTTATCATGCAGGTTAGAGTCACTCCATTGAGTGACTGCCTATCTCCCTCTTTCCTGGGATTTAATGTAAATAGTTCCTGGGTGTTTGGGATGGAGTTGTGGTGGTGAGCTACTGGTGACTGTGGGTGAGCTGCTGGTGTTTCTGTGCCAGGTTGGTTGGTCAGTGTGAACGTAGCCCCTTGAGCTCCTGATCCCACTCCATAAGCCCCTTCTGAAGGTGGGCGGTCAAACTCATCTGTGACGCCCCCTGTAGTTAAATATCCCTCGATGGCACCATGTGGAAACTATTTTCTTAAGCCCGAGACATTGAAAAGTGCATCACAGAAAATGTGAATACTCTTCACTGACCTGGTGTCGGAAATATGACAACCAATTTGTTCACCACAACATCCCACAATAAATATGCAGTAAATACTGGATCTGTTTCCTTTGATGGTGATTTTTGAATTTTGGACAGGAGATCCTCCTGCTCTTATTCAGATGAGTATCATTATCTACGTGAGAGGGCAGAAGGGTTTTCAGTTCACTGTCTCCATCTGACAGACTGTGCCTGTGACAATGTCACTCTCCCTTAGTATTTCACTTGAAATGTCAGCCTAAAATCGTGGACTTGGAGCCACACTTTCTGGCAGAGACCAGAAatggctaaccactgagtcatgtGGGAAACAACAGAGAGGGGACCACCTGGGATTGGAGGGAGATGTCCTCACTCTGACAGAGTCTGCAGACCCAGCAGAAGGCTGCCTGAAGGGGTGGGGGGTCCTGTCCAGTGACCCCTCTCAGTGTGACACTTGTGAACCAGAGGAGACTGATCTCCTCCTCCATTCAGTGAGATCTTGGTTGATTTTATTCCACGATCCTTTAGTAATTCGGCCTCGCAAAAACCAGCCAGATCTCAGTTTTGCACTTTATAGTTGATGCTGGATCaagcatcagttatttacaaagGAGTCTTTTTAACTGCCAATTCATTATTGGGAAGATTCCCGGGGGTTTTAAGGAGGTGATGATGTTTTCTCACTGGCACAGTAAGGGTTACCTCTCGATCCCGCAGACATTATTGACTGCATAAAAGGTCATTAGTTGCCCCCCTTTGGCAGTGCTCCAATCTGGTTGGGTGAGTGGAGGCCAATAATTTATCAGGCCCTTTGAAAGGGATCCCAGACTGAGATTGAAATCAGATCAAACAGAAACGTGTTCATTCAGGCAGTACCTGGGCCACCTGACTGTGAAGACACTGGGCTGAGAATTTCCAACAACCTACAGTCCCTTCAACAGAGAAAAAACATCTCTCTCTGCTCTGCACGAGTTTGTTAATGTGTTATGTGCGGGAGGTCTGTGTCATGTCATGTGTCTTGAGAGTGCTCTCGGTGAGAGGGGTCAGGTTTAAGGAGCGTTCCTACAGGAGCTGCTGGATGTGTAGGGTAAGGAATTCCCAAGTTCTGGGATTTTTCAGCTGAAGGATGGAGGAATTGTATTCCAGGATTGAGGAGTGGAGGGATCTCGGAGGATTGTGAGTGAGGAGGTGGGAGGGATGGGAAAGAAACGTTAAAACTGAGATATTACTCATGTTGTTTAGTGAGCACAGGCACGCTGGGTGAACAGGATTTGGTAGACAGTTTGTGAGCTGAATTTTCAATGagctgatattgatgcagaggATAGTCTATGGGAGAGCAGATTGAGGTCCTGATAGATTTGACTAAACCTCACAGTCTTTATTAGAAAATGATGACTGTTTAGTTTAATTCCACTGGGATCTTTCTCTGCTCAGAGATCAGTGCCTGCTGTTAGCCGAGTGACTTACATTCCAGCTCTCCACAACTTCAAATGCTCAGTCCATGATATTGCCCTAGATAGCTGAAACCACTGGCCCTCAATCCCCTCTCCTACAGATTGACAGAGTCTCCTGTAGCTCTGTCGTTTGATCCTTTGGGTAATCCACAGGGTCCTGTTTGTTACTGAGAGAGATGTAGTTTGTGGGCACTTTGTTAAAGATgggtttgaaccttgagctgatAGCCCACAGCTTCTGACAGTGAATCAAttgatgtgtgtctctctgtgagtgtgtgtgtctgtctgtgcctgagtgtgagtatgtttgtgtttgtgtgtgtctctgcctgtcagtgtgtctgtcagtgtatctgtgtgtgtgtctcttcctatgtctgtgtgtgagatgaCGGTGACACTGTGGACCACGGGGTGATTTTCTCCAGTTGGGAATTGATGGTTGCTGTTTGTATTTGCCTGGCAGTGGACGGACCCCCCCGCACCAAAAGGCGCTGTGTGCTGGAGCGGAAGCAGCCGTACAGTGGGGATGAGTGGTACTCAGGCCCTGACAGTGACGATGAAGATAAAGCTGCAGTGACTGCGCACAGTGAGTGAGGCTGAAAGGCCAGGTTTCACCAAATGTCTCTTGCTATCTGGTCCCTTTTAACTTTGTTCAAGCTAACAAGTCACAAATCTTGATCTTCTTTTACATTTCCTTGCTATTTGGataaggaggaggccattcagcccgtcaggcCGATTCCATATTTAATTAAACAACTTAGCAAACAAGAAAGATCTAACAGTGAGAGTTTGGTAATTTCCTGTTAAACCCCAGCTTCAGGCCTTtgtttgtccccctccctctggatCACATTTTAAATATGATCTTCACAATTAATGTCTACATTTTCTATGTCCACATTGTTAATGTTTGATTTTCAGTTGATCCTGTCTCAGGTATTGAACCCCTGAGCTCTGTCCCACAGCCACAGCAACAgactcccatttaccagcatcTGCCTCCATCTAGTGGCCATCAGCTGCAGTGTCTGAGACTTGCCCTCTCTCTCcagatttctctctctcattcattcgTCCCTCTCATTCATTCGTCCCTCTCATCCTCCATCACTCTCGTTTGTTCCTTTGCTTGTTCCCTCATATCCTTGCTGCCTCaatcattcccccctctctctcattcatcAACATCTCTCTGGTTCTTTATCGAAATTGCTTTTTAATTCATGTTCCTCAGTTTCTCATTGGAATTTCAAATATTAATCCGCATGGGtgtagggtgagacgggaaagatttaaaagagacctaagggccaactttttcacacagagggtggtgcatgtgtggaatgagatgccagaggaagtggtggaggctggtacgattacagcatttaaaaggcatctggatgggtatctgaataggaagggttttagaggaatatgggccaagtgctggcaaatgggagtagattagattaggatatctggtcagcatggacgagttgggcagcagggtctgtttccatgctgtatgtctcgatgactctatgttctCCCCCTCTCATTTGTCCCCTCCCTTGTTCACTGATGCCACCTTATTGGCCCCCTCCCTTTCCTGCTCCCTCACTCCTTGCCTCTTTCCCCTCTTGTCCTGTGGATGATATCTGAGTTTGTGAACCTGAGCTGAGCAtctctttgaaaggaattgtgttttgtttttttttctctctccagatTGTAATGTAGTAGAATCCGTGCTCTCGGGGACTGTTCAGCCGTCTCCTGGTTCGAACCCCCTGCCGGCTGTCCCAGACAGTGCTCCTGCCAGCATCACCCACAACCCAGTGGGGGGACCTTGCCTGCGGTCAGACACTAACATTCCGAGGAATCCCAGCAAACCACCCTCTCAGTTTGTGTACGTCTTCACCACTAACCTGGCCAACATGTGAGTGCAAACAGCTGATGCTGCTACCACTCAGCAGTGTCACCGTTCTGAGAGGAGAGAGCTCCAGAGAAAGTTCAGACATGTAGCAGGTCTTGTATTGTGGTGGGGGGAGGCTGGAGGGGGTGGTGTTCTCTCCCAGACACGATTAAATCTCATCACGAATCGGCAAAATCTTTGTCATGAAGAGGGGAGTGTGCAACCTGCTCTGACATGGAGTCACCAGGGGAATGGTGTTGATAAACACATGAAAGagaaggaatggagggatagtgTAAGCAGGAGGTGAAGGGGCAGTGGGAAAAGACTTGTGTGCAATGCAACCAGCAGCATTAAACCATTGTTCCTGCCAGATCCTCAGCATTTGCTGTAGCCCTGAAGGGAAACTCCGGGACAGGATCGAGCAGAATGGTGAAGAGACGAGCAAAGGAAAAGTGGGGGGGTATAGAACTGGTGTAAAGGGCATGGAGGAGGTTGGGAAACGTGGTGTTCCCAGATCTAGGTGCCACCGGTGCCATCCGTGCCCTACACCCACTGTCTGACTCCCAGTACTGAAGGATAGCAGTGAGTTAGATCCTGGACTCCAGCACTGGGACTTTGGGGTCTGTGTGAGTCGGAGTGAGGGGCTGCAGATTGGGGAGACAGTTTGAGGGTGTActcgggatggggggggggggggaggtgtttaATGGAAGTGTGGGTTATATCGGAGTTTGTGTTTGGATTCTGTTCTGTGTTTGCTGACAGAGCTGCTGAGGCTGTGGCACAGGGCCGTGTGGATTCCATCGTCTCCTACCACACCCACAATGTACCCCGGGCTAAACTCGAGCAAGTGTATGATCAGAAGGTGAGTGACTGCCCAGCACCTCCAACCACATCCCAAACAACTTCACCAAACAAAGCTGACCACAGGGGACGATCCAGCTCCTCGTACATTTCATGAGTTCAAAGCTGATCGGTTCCTCAGCTCCATTTAACCAGCAGGGCAGtgcggtggttcagtggttagcactgctacctcacagcgccagggtcccaggttcaattccagcctctggctgtctgtgcggagtttgcacattctcccagtgtctacgtgggtttcttctgggtgttccggtttcctcccacagtccaaaggtgtgcaggttaggtgttcagcgatgtgtaggttaggcgcattagtcaggggtaaatgtaggattacagggataggatatggGGTAGGTCTGTGTGGAATACtgttcagagggtggtgtggacttaataaaccaaatggcctgcttccatacatagggattctatgattatatcCCTCCTTCACACTGTGCTCTTGAATTTCATTATCCAGCAAAAATACACTTCACAGTTTTAAACCTCCCCATTTCACCGTCCATGGTGTGACTATGTAGTGATAAGGACTGTCTGGTTCAGCTGGACTGACAGGAATGTGTGTAGCTAGACACTCTGGTCTCTCATCTTAGTTGCTGCAGAAAATGTAGTAGTGATTGTGGAGAGGGTTTGAGCAGGGTCGGAGGGGTTTGAGGGTGGCTTTCTGAGGGTGGGAGTTGATGGCAGTTGATTTGTGTGGAGTCAGGCAAGTTCTTGATTCACTGCTGTGTGCTATCAGGACCCTCACTGGTGAATCAGCTAAGGCAGGGACAGGTGCTCTCAGGCATTCCCCATCTTTGCAGCCTTCAGCATACTGAGAAACTGTCAGATCTGTAAGGTgactatggttggcatggactggttggtccgtagggcctgtttccatgtctATGATTCTACACCTTTGTGTGCTCAAAGCTCCTACTCACCAAGTTGGTTCAGACGCAACTGTTAAAATAATGGTTCTTTATGACAAAAGTAAGTGATTAATTAAGTCAATATTGTATGGTGAGAGAACAGTGATTTAAATAATTAACAAACCCATTCAATGATTTGAATCTCTTAACCCTCTGCAGATGGCAGAGGGTTAAAGCACACCGGTGTAATGAGCTCATCTTTTCCTCCTTGACCCCACCTTGTGTGTGAGAAATTTCAGGAAATGTTGTGATGGAGACTGATAGTGAGTTTCAGTGATAGTGTATGGGTTATGGGTGGAATATGTTAACCAGTGTCCAGGTGTGACAAGGATGGAGTGTAGTTGGGATGGCTGGAGATACTATGCCAGAATTATTGGTGATtaatttctttccctctctctctctttctctctatcaccTGCTAACAGCCCTCTGTTACACCTCAGAAAGGACCTGGACTTCAAGAGCAGCTGTCACTCAACACGCCTCCAACTCCACAGCAAAGCCTCCAACCCCCGAGCTCACTGCCTCAGGAGGGGGCAGCTGGGGTGGACCCCCTACACTCAGACATTGGACCCAAGTCGATGGAGAGCAATGGTGGGGCTGGAACCCAACTGGGGAACAGTCATCCCAACACCAGTAACCCAGCCAGTAACCCAATGGCTGGCGTTCCAGTTGGAGATCCAGCCAATGGAGGAACTGGAGAGGCCGGCAATCCAAATGGGAATGGATCGTTGATCATGAACCTTAACCCCAACACCGAGGGGTTGTCCAAAGAGCAGCTGGAACACAGGGAACGTTCCTTACAGACTCTGAGGGACATTGAAAGGCTGTTGTTACGCAGCAGCGAGAGTGAGTTTCCTATGAAAGGTAACTGTGGTCCCAATGGACAAGGGGATGGGCAGCAGGTTATGAAAAAACCAGAGGAACCTTTACAATCCATGATCTCCCAGACCCAGTCTCTGACTGGGGTCGAAGGTCAGAATATGGAGCACGAACCCATGCATCATCCGGAGATAATGCAACGTGACCCAATGGGACAACAGGTCAACATGATGAATCCGAATAACCAAGAGAACTTGACTCCAGAGCAGATAGCCTGGAGAAAGCTGCAGGAAGATTTTTATGAGGAGAAGAGGAGGAAACAAGAGCAAGCTGTGGTTCAGCAAAGGACTATGCAAGAGATAATGATGCAGAGGCCCATTGGGGGTGTGATGGTTCGAGGACCCCCACCTCCCTATCACAGCAAGGCTGGAGAGCAGTGGCCATCAACGATGGGAGCTCGCTTCACCAGCCCCATGGAGGGCTCTGATTCGCTGCAGCCCCGTGGGACTGCCCCTTTCTCGGGCCCCCGCTTTCCCGCCAATCAGATGCAGAGGGTTAGCGGATATGGAGGAATGCACAATATGCCAGTGGAGGCTTTGGGGGCCATGAATCCAATTCAGAGACAGGTACGGCCTGGAATGCCCTGGCCAGATGACATCTCTCCGATGGCGGGTGCAGGGAACTTCCCACAGGGGGGTATGCCCTTTCACCCTGGCCAGGGAGACCCCGAGAGGTTCATGAACCCAAGGGCCAGGGAAGAGCTGTTGAGGCAGCATTTAATGGAAAAGAGATCAATGGGAATTCAGCGCCCACTCAGTCTGAACAACACCAACAGCATGGCTGGAATATCCCAGGGGCTCGAGATGGAGAGAATGATGCAGGCCCAGAGACAGATGGAGCCTGGAATGTTCCCTGGCCAATTACCTGGAGATAATGTCAGTGGGAACCCAATGGGTTTGGACTTTGTTGGGTCAAGGGGCATGTTGAGCCCTCCCTTGGGGCAGGCAGGCCCCATGCGCAATATGGACTCCTCCATGGGATCTGGAAATGTCAATATGAACATGAATGTCAACATGAACATGAACATGAATCTCAATGTCCAGATGACCCCCCAGCAACAGATGATGATGTCACAGAAAATGAGggcacaggaaatgatgtcacatcAGGTTTTGACCCCAGAAGAAATGGCAAGAGTGAGAGCACCCAATGGCAACATGATGTTGGGCGACCCTCAGAAAATGGCACCACAGTCTCAATTCCCAAATCACGGACAACAGGGTTTTCCAGGCGGTCAAGGACAATTTTCCAGTATGTCTCAAGAAATCAATAACCTGGGGACTCCCGGGGAGATGTTCAGTCCTGAGCAAGGCCCTGTGCCTATTACTAGCATGAGTGGTACAGCTAGACTGAGCCATATGCAGATGGCTCCAACTTCCAATCAATCAAGTAACCATGGTAACGTGGGCACGTTGCTTCCAGGGGCCCAGAGGGGACTAGGTCGCAGGCCCTCTGACCTCACCATCAACATCAGTCAGATGAACTCTCCGGGTATGGGGCACCTTAAATCCCCGACCATGAGCCAGGTCCACTCTCCTCTGGTCAGTTCTCCATCGGCCAATCTCAAATCTCCACAGACACCGTCTCAATTGGCCAACTTAAACTCCACCAACTCCTCGGCTCCCATCAAGTCCCCCCAGGTCATGAGCTCCTCCCTTCCAGTCCGTTCCCCAGCCAGCTCCCCTAACCGGCTCAAATCACCGTCAGTGTCTGTCACCTCTCCGGGATGGAGTTCATCTCCGAAGACCACCCTCCCAAGCCCTGTCATCAGCCAGGGGAAGCAGGCCATGGCTGTGAACTCTGCAGCTCCAATGGGAAGCATGGAGCAAGGTGAGAATGGGGAAAGGGAGTGGATCCCTCCGTTAATGTGTGAATGATCGGCatcagagacagcagagacttTGTACAAAACCCAAACCCAGTCTATGTGCGGAATctgaacaaagaacacagagtgctggagaaactcagcaggcctgacagcacCCACAGAGAGAAAAACTGAGTTAATCTTTTAGCTCTTAGTTAGTcttttgtgattttataaatttgtTAAATGACCCCCTCCCCCGGTGTGATTGGAACATGCCCCCCCGACCCCCCGTCCCAACTCACTTGATGCTGTGTTTATAGAAGCAGCATgtggccattcagcacctcaaacCTGCTCCTCCATTTAACAGGATCTTGGCTGAATAGTGTCTTCCTTCCATTTCTTCAGAGGATTTTCCCCGTATCCGTCACCCAGACCCTCCTGGCAGCATGCCTCATCTGCCCTTTCCACAATTCCCATCTCCTGCTCGTGGTTACATACTGTGCTGGTAAATCTATCCATATTGACCTCACTTGCCCCCCGGGAGCAGTGGGTGCCATGTTGCCTGAGTGCAGGTACCCCTCCCAGTTATAGCAACAGCTGACCATCTGTATAGTCGGCCTGTCAGGACGTTGGCTCCCAAATCAGAGCACCTTCTCCACACTGCCCCTATTTAATCTGAGCATGTGTGCATGCATTTGTATGTATGATTTGTGCTTCTGgctgtgtgtatatgggagtgtcTCTGTGgtggtgtgcctgtgtgtgggggtgggggggagggtgtgggcaTACTTATGGATAGATATTTATTAGACTCAGAACTTTATAGCAcaagaaaggcccttcagcccatcataccCACACTGGACATCAGCCATCCATCCATTCTTattccatttcccagcacttgccATGAGACACAAGGCTATGAGCCATATTAAGTGCTCGTCTTAA
Above is a genomic segment from Chiloscyllium punctatum isolate Juve2018m chromosome 23, sChiPun1.3, whole genome shotgun sequence containing:
- the bcl9l gene encoding B-cell CLL/lymphoma 9-like protein gives rise to the protein MREYRQQEQSDSQQILPVTQELPVLEQFVCQKKNKKERSRLTDNKMLAGSQKPGRAQKTSSPNKQLKSPGSPGMLSHSPGTLHSGCSRPRGLKSPPLTDTQRFSENSLKIKHESEIRLSTVPSPKPVTNQMHTDSKLTNHGKPVNSSGPAPNASQGPVCGLGPKTTSNPGHGTKSTQISPGSSALKSSQNSVPNLGALKGKVKRERSISVDSGELRDTTTPIIDTETKVDGPPRTKRRCVLERKQPYSGDEWYSGPDSDDEDKAAVTAHNCNVVESVLSGTVQPSPGSNPLPAVPDSAPASITHNPVGGPCLRSDTNIPRNPSKPPSQFVYVFTTNLANIAAEAVAQGRVDSIVSYHTHNVPRAKLEQVYDQKPSVTPQKGPGLQEQLSLNTPPTPQQSLQPPSSLPQEGAAGVDPLHSDIGPKSMESNGGAGTQLGNSHPNTSNPASNPMAGVPVGDPANGGTGEAGNPNGNGSLIMNLNPNTEGLSKEQLEHRERSLQTLRDIERLLLRSSESEFPMKGNCGPNGQGDGQQVMKKPEEPLQSMISQTQSLTGVEGQNMEHEPMHHPEIMQRDPMGQQVNMMNPNNQENLTPEQIAWRKLQEDFYEEKRRKQEQAVVQQRTMQEIMMQRPIGGVMVRGPPPPYHSKAGEQWPSTMGARFTSPMEGSDSLQPRGTAPFSGPRFPANQMQRVSGYGGMHNMPVEALGAMNPIQRQVRPGMPWPDDISPMAGAGNFPQGGMPFHPGQGDPERFMNPRAREELLRQHLMEKRSMGIQRPLSLNNTNSMAGISQGLEMERMMQAQRQMEPGMFPGQLPGDNVSGNPMGLDFVGSRGMLSPPLGQAGPMRNMDSSMGSGNVNMNMNVNMNMNMNLNVQMTPQQQMMMSQKMRAQEMMSHQVLTPEEMARVRAPNGNMMLGDPQKMAPQSQFPNHGQQGFPGGQGQFSSMSQEINNLGTPGEMFSPEQGPVPITSMSGTARLSHMQMAPTSNQSSNHGNVGTLLPGAQRGLGRRPSDLTINISQMNSPGMGHLKSPTMSQVHSPLVSSPSANLKSPQTPSQLANLNSTNSSAPIKSPQVMSSSLPVRSPASSPNRLKSPSVSVTSPGWSSSPKTTLPSPVISQGKQAMAVNSAAPMGSMEQGPLASAPRSGPGPGPGPGPGPGPGPGLPYNSPESTPSQNPLSLMMSQMSKYAMPSSTPLYHDAIKTIATSDDELIPERSMAMIPSANIPGLSGSQNPQMHLVSQSGPGSGSSNSPLAMSIVSHPLSHEPATPMMPSPSLMGHNVPMHEGHAGGLGVQSPVMVHPPQDSLGQPCGPLPATGPQTLPQNAMVLQRMQHQSHNALQSPGSGMHQVYPPGMVMPQEEGVPLHGVSAGSGAPQQPQQQQQPPPPHLMVKNVPSRSAGDSYQLSGVASVLNDPELQDVIRPSASGIPEFNLSRIIPSERPSSTLQYFPKGDSQASKAPSSNPHLMNLQSMMLEQAPPSRATLQGQQQQQQRGLSMHIFHPGQVPGPIMGRTGLPSQHSVMGNSLHHVLMSPQQQNLVLQAKQRSLSMSGEMYGQMGHMLPPQVAVPHQSLVSPQQLRQRSMSLDTPISFVPGLGNTANLPF